In Oxyura jamaicensis isolate SHBP4307 breed ruddy duck chromosome 23, BPBGC_Ojam_1.0, whole genome shotgun sequence, a single window of DNA contains:
- the POU3F1 gene encoding POU domain, class 3, transcription factor 1 — MAAAAQYLPRGAALLHPDGERLPQAATYRDVQKMMHHDYLQGLAPAALPHHQWLPSAGTDWGSGGGGGGGGGGGGPPGGAHLAAAEHGKGGPGGPRDELPPPPPPPAAFHHRPHLVHQAAAGGAAGGWAQGGAHHLPPMSPPSGQPLLYAQPYGGLNGMLGPPGPALHHGLRDPLGAEEAGGHELAASPPPLGPPEPSDEDAPSSDDLEQFAKQFKQRRIKLGFTQADVGLALGTLYGNVFSQTTICRFEALQLSFKNMCKLKPLLNKWLEETDSSTGSPTNLDKIAAQGRKRKKRTSIEVGVKGALENHFLKCPKPSAHEITSLADSLQLEKEVVRVWFCNRRQKEKRMTPAGGPHPPMEDVYAQADTSPLHHGLPAAVP, encoded by the coding sequence ATGGCTGCCGCCGCCCAGTACCTGCCGCGCGGCGCCGCGCTGCTGCACCCCGACGGGGAGCGGCTGCCGCAGGCCGCCACGTACCGCGACGTGCAGAAGATGATGCACCACGACTACCTGCAGGGGCTGGCCCCCGCCGCTCTGCCGCACCACCAGTGGCTGCCCAGCGCCGGCACGGATTGGGGCAGCGggggcggcggaggaggaggaggaggcggcgggggaCCCCCCGGCGGGGCGCACCTGGCGGCGGCCGAGCACGGCAAGGGCGGCCCGGGGGGGCCCCGAGACGAGCTGCCCCCTCCGCCGCCTCCGCCGGCCGCTTTCCACCACCGGCCGCACCTCGTGCAccaggcggcggcgggcggcgcggcgggcggcTGGGCGCAGGGCGGCGCGCACCACCTGCCGCCCATGTCGCCGCCGTCGGGGCAGCCGCTGCTGTACGCGCAGCCCTACGGGGGGCTCAACGGCATGCTgggcccgcccggccccgcgctgcACCACGGGCTGCGGGACCCGCTGGGAGCCGAGGAGGCCGGGGGCCACGAGCTGGCGGCTTCGCCGCCGCCGCTGGGGCCGCCCGAGCCGTCGGACGAGGACGCGCCCAGCTCCGACGACCTGGAGCAGTTTGCCAAGCAGTTCAAGCAGCGGCGGATCAAGCTGGGCTTCACGCAGGCCGACGTGGGGCTGGCGCTGGGCACCCTGTACGGGAACGTCTTCTCGCAGACCACCATCTGCCGCTTCGAGGCGCTGCAGCTGAGCTTCAAGAACATGTGCAAGCTGAAGCCGCTGCTCAACAAGTGGCTGGAGGAGACGGACTCCAGCACGGGCAGCCCCACCAACCTGGACAAGATCGCGGCGCAGGGCAGGAAGCGCAAGAAGCGCACCTCCATCGAGGTGGGCGTCAAGGGCGCCCTGGAGAACCACTTCCTCAAGTGCCCCAAGCCCTCGGCGCACGAGATCACCTCCCTGGCGGactccctgcagctggagaaggaggtgGTGCGGGTCTGGTTCTGCAACCGGCGGCAGAAGGAGAAGCGCATGACGCCGGCCGGGGGCCCGCACCCCCCGATGGAGGACGTTTACGCACAGGCGGACACCTCGCCGCTGCACCACGGGCTCCCCGCCGCCGTGCCCTGa